The Littorina saxatilis isolate snail1 linkage group LG1, US_GU_Lsax_2.0, whole genome shotgun sequence nucleotide sequence acgcacgcacacacacacacacacacacacacacacacacacacacacacacatctctttctcttgcttgaCCTTTTGGTCACTCTTAATTTTTCAACCGATACACGTACCATATGGGCTTGAGCGTTCTTTTCATTGACAGCCAGAGCTCGCTTGGCAGCGTCGAATGCCTCAAAACAGAGACTCTTCTTCACAACCTTGTCGTCACACAGTCTGCAGCACTCTCCCAGCACCCTGGCCAGGCGCCACAGAATGTCGTCATGGTCCGTGTCAGCGTGAGTCTTCAGGAAGGCCAGCAGCTCGTCAAACTTGTGCTCGTCCCACAGTCTGTCAGCGTTTTCTAATAGTTGTTGCATTTCTGCCATCTTCCTTGCTTGTTTAAGATCTGTGGAAAAAATcccaaacagatagactgctaacaatGAAGACTAAAATAACAAAGGAAGGAAAGTTCGCCAGTCAGAGCCAAAGACGAAAGGAACTGTCAAAATATTTCTGTCGCCGTTCACTCTTGCCATCCcagtttcccagcaatggggGAAAACATGTGTAAATGAATGGAAAGAAATCAAGTGAAATGATGGTGACATGCGCGTGGGACGGGGCACGTGAGAGCCGGGCATGCCGGAAACATGGCTACCTGATTGTTCTCGCAGCTTGAAGAAAGTCAGTGAGCGCAAGAGGGCTGTTGCTGGTACCGCCAGAAGAGCTGGCGATGAGGGGAAAGAACGCGTGCGTGTAAGGATGTTCGCTCTTCCTTTCTGAAACAGAGACTGAACAGGAAAACAGCGGCAACAGAAGTGACAACAAGACACATCTGGATctaggtacgtgtgtgtatgtgtgtgtgtgtgtgtgtgtgtgtgtgtgtgtgtgtgtatgtgtgtgtgtgtgtgtgtgtgtgtgtgtgtgtgtgggtgggtgtgtgcgtgcgtgtgtgtatttctctctttgtctcaacctctctctctcactaaccAAACACCTCTAACATGTTCCCGAAagataaccctaacccttaccctaaccctactTGCAATGTAAATTCTgattgtttaaacaaaatgatgaCAGATGTCAAACCAGTGTCCACAGCCATGTCTTTCTACTCTGTGTAgatgtgaagaaaaaaacagaatcAGCACGCATATTGAGAATTGAAACAGCGTCtacacgtgtgtgtttgtttgtgtgtgtatacatgtgttttACGTTTGCACACCAGTAGGCCTACTTGTGCACGCGTAcatatgcatgtatgtgtgtgcgtccgtgtgcatgtgagagatagatagagagagagagagagagagagagagagagagagagagagaggtaaagagacagagggagagacagagagagagagacagagagtgacacagacagagagagagacagagagagaaagagagagagagagagagagagagagagagagagagagagagagagagagagagagagagagttcctTCACACTTACCTCCAATCCAGCATTGGATTTCTGTAAAGTCCTAAAAAGACACCCCACACTGTTGAGTACTTTCCGTGTGACCATGATTCCCACCCCACGTATACATCTGCTTTCAATAACCTTAAAAGTTCACGAACCCTCGTGTAGATAACACATCACTTGGCGTTGGTGTCCATTGATAACATTTATCAGCGCATGTGACAAAAGGTCGTGTTTACAGAAAGTTGATTatgcaacacaacaacaacaacaacaacaacaccaacatcaacaacaacaacaaaatccaaaCAATCAaccataacaaacaaacaaacacaaatttcaGACAACAATTGATACGAAAACTgacttctcgtatgtcaaagttgcaaagttttgcctgttgtgattttttgtcgatttttcatttggcccttccgtttttgtctggtcgattttgagggtacccttatttgagcggtggtcacgtgatccctgtaaaataaatctttaatccaaaaggtgattctaatagttaagtgaacggccttaactggcatatattgtgttaaaaattccatctcacacggcagaaatcaatatgtaaagcgcttagagaacgtcaagcgctatataaatctccccatgtatatatatatatacaattttaatgaaatgacactgtaattaatgctttaaattttgttcgaaatttgttgcaataattttttggccaagtttagaacCACTCCCACACCTGTCCCACGGCACCGAGTGTACTCAGAGCTAAACAACCTTAAGACCTGTACATACTCTTATCGGGCATAGATTAATTGAAAAGAAGATGGCCTGCCTTAGACCATTATACTGTGTTGTATGATGTATCTATTATGACAATTGCACTGAGCGTTTTCAGAGTgtgtattttatttatttgacCATGAAAGGTCGTACAGCCTAGTCACAGGTTGCATGTTTTCTTAACTAAATATCCTCCAGCTTCTTTTCATATCTTTTTCGTTCCGTGTTGCATTTGCTTCCCTTTGTATTGAAGCTTAAACAGTGAAGACTTACTTGCATTTGGTAATATA carries:
- the LOC138971564 gene encoding regulator of microtubule dynamics protein 1-like — protein: MVTRKVLNSVGCLFRTLQKSNAGLEKGRANILTRTRSFPSSPALLAVPATALLRSLTFFKLREQSDLKQARKMAEMQQLLENADRLWDEHKFDELLAFLKTHADTDHDDILWRLARVLGECCRLCDDKVVKKSLCFEAFDAAKRALAVNEKNAQAHMYYAILTDKTAEYEGITARISNAFVVKEHLMRACELDPKAAYTLYVLGMWCFLVADIPWYQRKIAELLFAAPPTSTYEEALGYFQKSAEANPKIPSSTNMILGKTHLRLGNTELAKSYLTTAYSAPVFTPDDMEAHKEAGELLVKLGVTLDEGDAV